The Betta splendens chromosome 7, fBetSpl5.4, whole genome shotgun sequence genome includes a window with the following:
- the ttll10 gene encoding protein polyglycylase TTLL10 isoform X5 — MSAEGRVEPCSEAQAKQSGRVEAADDHVDASHRHNEPDRSGTDDGTSGVLEQVQREEARENKKLPHFTVKQRSHAPGTGTCKRKKYLPKSFSRSPKVCTYRHRGRQEEEPRGPGPFYFIGGGNGAEIVSSYCESKGWKRIYSTHRDDFTLKWCQTKSPVNDCNFRAGEQLVYQIPNNKVLTTKIGLLSSLREYERVCCKVKHGQGLRRLQMEEFTPTTFRMDVRAEREAFFAQQEGVSTKDRHMWICKPTGLNQGRGIFLLKNQEDVTAFRQKLQHMEDRRASRKIYHRQPQAFVVQHYIHNPLLLKGRKFDVRSYLLIACTAPYMVFFRHGYVRLTCDLYDPSSSNLSAHLTNQYMQKKNPLYSQLKEDTVWSMESFNAYVNDSFQVAKGLPGDWVMGTFAKRMQQIMAHCFLAVKSKLHSQLGYFDLIGCDFLIDEHFKVWLLEMNCNPALHTNCEVLKEVIPNIVVETLDLTQEIFNKCRLRQKIFPLASQSEFVLLYNEVSLPDSTLAPRKSNKDCDVPQKGNKRTQKAEPRQPKSE; from the exons ATGTCAGCTGAAGGCAGGGTGGAGCCGTGCAGCGAGGCCCAGGCGAAGCAGAGCGGACGGGTTGAAGCAGCGGACGACCATGTGGACGCTTCACACAGGCACAATGAGCCCGACCGCAGTGGCACGGACGACGGGACATCGGGTGTTCTGGAGCAGGtccagagggaggaggcgcgTGAGAACAAGAAGCTTCCTCACTTCACTGTCAAACAACGGAGTCACGCTCCAGGGACAG GAACATGCAAGCGGAAGAAGTACCTGCCGAAGTCCTTCTCAAGGAGTCCCAAGGTCTGCACCTACAGACACAGGGGGCGGCAGGAAGAGGAGCCCCGGGGACCTGGTCCTTTTTACTTCATTGGAGGAGGCAATGGAGCTGAAAT TGTGAGCAGCTACTGTGAGAGCAAAGGATGGAAAAGGATTTACAGCACGCACAGGGACGACTTCACACTCAAGTGGTGTCAGACAAAGTCACCGGTCAACGACTGCAACTTCAGAGCAG GTGAACAGTTGGTGTATCAGATACCCAATAATAAGGTGCTCACGACGAAGATCGGCCTCCTCAGCAGCCTGCGGGAGTACGAGAGAGTCTGCTGCAAAGTCAAGCATGGGCAAGGGCTCAG GAGGCTACAAATGGAAGAGTTCACTCCAACGACCTTTCGCATGGACGTGAGGGCAGAGAGGGAGGCTTTCTTTGCCCAGCAGGAGG GCGTGAGCACCAAAGACAGGCATATGTGGATCTGTAAGCCCACGGGCCTGAACCAGGGCAGAGGGATATTTCTGCTGAAGAACCAGGAGGACGTAACGGCCTTCAGACAAAAGCTGCAGCACATGGAGGACAGACGGGCCAGCAGGAAGATTTATCATCGCCAGCCTCAGGCCTTTGTTGTCCAACA CTACATCCACAATCCACTGCTCCTGAAGGGGAGAAAGTTCGACGTGCGCTCCTATCTGCTGATCGCCTGCACTGCACCATATATGGTCTTCTTTCGTCACGGGTATGTGCGCCTGACCTGTGACCTCTACGACCCCAGCTCCAGCAACCTGTCGGCCCACCTGACCAATCAG TACATGCAGAAGAAGAACCCGCTGTACAGCCAGCTGAAGGAGGACACTGTGTGGTCCATGGAGAGCTTTAACGCCTACGTCAACGACAGCTTTCAGGTTGCCAAGggcctgccgggggactgggtGATGGGCACTTTTGCA AAACGGATGCAGCAGATCATGGCGCATTGCTTCCTTGCAGTCAAATCCAAGTTACACAGCCAGCTGGGCTATTTTGACTTGATCGGCTGCGACTTCCTGATCGATGAGCACTTTAAG GTGTGGCTGTTAGAGATGAACTGTAATCCAGCTCTTCATACGAACTGTGAGGTGCTGAAGGAGGTGATACCCAACATTGTTGTGGAGACGCTGG ATTTAACTCAAGAAATCTTCAACAAATGCCGCCTTaggcagaaaatatttcccttaGCAAGCCAGAGCGAGTTTGTGCTGCTTTATAATGAAGTTTCTCTCCCTGATTCAACTCTGGCCCCAAGAAAGAGCAACAAAGACTGTGATGTGCCACAAAAAGGGAACAAAAGGACCCAAAAGGCTGAACCCAGACAGCCTAAATCAGAAT ag
- the ttll10 gene encoding protein polyglycylase TTLL10 isoform X3, with protein MSAEGRVEPCSEAQAKQSGRVEAADDHVDASHRHNEPDRSGTDDGTSGVLEQVQREEARENKKLPHFTVKQRSHAPGTGTCKRKKYLPKSFSRSPKVCTYRHRGRQEEEPRGPGPFYFIGGGNGAEIVSSYCESKGWKRIYSTHRDDFTLKWCQTKSPVNDCNFRAGEQLVYQIPNNKVLTTKIGLLSSLREYERVCCKVKHGQGLRRLQMEEFTPTTFRMDVRAEREAFFAQQEGVSTKDRHMWICKPTGLNQGRGIFLLKNQEDVTAFRQKLQHMEDRRASRKIYHRQPQAFVVQHYIHNPLLLKGRKFDVRSYLLIACTAPYMVFFRHGYVRLTCDLYDPSSSNLSAHLTNQYMQKKNPLYSQLKEDTVWSMESFNAYVNDSFQVAKGLPGDWVMGTFAKRMQQIMAHCFLAVKSKLHSQLGYFDLIGCDFLIDEHFKVWLLEMNCNPALHTNCEVLKEVIPNIVVETLDLTQEIFNKCRLRQKIFPLASQSEFVLLYNEVSLPDSTLAPRKSNKDCDVPQKGNKRTQKAEPRQPKSEYKLNCVVQQRLHLALIHNLMILRKMLCYAQENPCGPPQERFPV; from the exons ATGTCAGCTGAAGGCAGGGTGGAGCCGTGCAGCGAGGCCCAGGCGAAGCAGAGCGGACGGGTTGAAGCAGCGGACGACCATGTGGACGCTTCACACAGGCACAATGAGCCCGACCGCAGTGGCACGGACGACGGGACATCGGGTGTTCTGGAGCAGGtccagagggaggaggcgcgTGAGAACAAGAAGCTTCCTCACTTCACTGTCAAACAACGGAGTCACGCTCCAGGGACAG GAACATGCAAGCGGAAGAAGTACCTGCCGAAGTCCTTCTCAAGGAGTCCCAAGGTCTGCACCTACAGACACAGGGGGCGGCAGGAAGAGGAGCCCCGGGGACCTGGTCCTTTTTACTTCATTGGAGGAGGCAATGGAGCTGAAAT TGTGAGCAGCTACTGTGAGAGCAAAGGATGGAAAAGGATTTACAGCACGCACAGGGACGACTTCACACTCAAGTGGTGTCAGACAAAGTCACCGGTCAACGACTGCAACTTCAGAGCAG GTGAACAGTTGGTGTATCAGATACCCAATAATAAGGTGCTCACGACGAAGATCGGCCTCCTCAGCAGCCTGCGGGAGTACGAGAGAGTCTGCTGCAAAGTCAAGCATGGGCAAGGGCTCAG GAGGCTACAAATGGAAGAGTTCACTCCAACGACCTTTCGCATGGACGTGAGGGCAGAGAGGGAGGCTTTCTTTGCCCAGCAGGAGG GCGTGAGCACCAAAGACAGGCATATGTGGATCTGTAAGCCCACGGGCCTGAACCAGGGCAGAGGGATATTTCTGCTGAAGAACCAGGAGGACGTAACGGCCTTCAGACAAAAGCTGCAGCACATGGAGGACAGACGGGCCAGCAGGAAGATTTATCATCGCCAGCCTCAGGCCTTTGTTGTCCAACA CTACATCCACAATCCACTGCTCCTGAAGGGGAGAAAGTTCGACGTGCGCTCCTATCTGCTGATCGCCTGCACTGCACCATATATGGTCTTCTTTCGTCACGGGTATGTGCGCCTGACCTGTGACCTCTACGACCCCAGCTCCAGCAACCTGTCGGCCCACCTGACCAATCAG TACATGCAGAAGAAGAACCCGCTGTACAGCCAGCTGAAGGAGGACACTGTGTGGTCCATGGAGAGCTTTAACGCCTACGTCAACGACAGCTTTCAGGTTGCCAAGggcctgccgggggactgggtGATGGGCACTTTTGCA AAACGGATGCAGCAGATCATGGCGCATTGCTTCCTTGCAGTCAAATCCAAGTTACACAGCCAGCTGGGCTATTTTGACTTGATCGGCTGCGACTTCCTGATCGATGAGCACTTTAAG GTGTGGCTGTTAGAGATGAACTGTAATCCAGCTCTTCATACGAACTGTGAGGTGCTGAAGGAGGTGATACCCAACATTGTTGTGGAGACGCTGG ATTTAACTCAAGAAATCTTCAACAAATGCCGCCTTaggcagaaaatatttcccttaGCAAGCCAGAGCGAGTTTGTGCTGCTTTATAATGAAGTTTCTCTCCCTGATTCAACTCTGGCCCCAAGAAAGAGCAACAAAGACTGTGATGTGCCACAAAAAGGGAACAAAAGGACCCAAAAGGCTGAACCCAGACAGCCTAAATCAGAAT ATAAGCTGAACTGTGTAGTGCAGCAAAGACTGCATTTGGCCCTGATCCACAACTTGATGATTCTCAGGAAGATGTTGTGTTACGCACAGGAAAACCCCTGTGGACCCCCACAGGAAAG GTTCCCAGTGTGA
- the ttll10 gene encoding protein polyglycylase TTLL10 isoform X1, translated as MSAEGRVEPCSEAQAKQSGRVEAADDHVDASHRHNEPDRSGTDDGTSGVLEQVQREEARENKKLPHFTVKQRSHAPGTGTCKRKKYLPKSFSRSPKVCTYRHRGRQEEEPRGPGPFYFIGGGNGAEIVSSYCESKGWKRIYSTHRDDFTLKWCQTKSPVNDCNFRAGEQLVYQIPNNKVLTTKIGLLSSLREYERVCCKVKHGQGLRRLQMEEFTPTTFRMDVRAEREAFFAQQEGVSTKDRHMWICKPTGLNQGRGIFLLKNQEDVTAFRQKLQHMEDRRASRKIYHRQPQAFVVQHYIHNPLLLKGRKFDVRSYLLIACTAPYMVFFRHGYVRLTCDLYDPSSSNLSAHLTNQYMQKKNPLYSQLKEDTVWSMESFNAYVNDSFQVAKGLPGDWVMGTFAKRMQQIMAHCFLAVKSKLHSQLGYFDLIGCDFLIDEHFKVWLLEMNCNPALHTNCEVLKEVIPNIVVETLDLTQEIFNKCRLRQKIFPLASQSEFVLLYNEVSLPDSTLAPRKSNKDCDVPQKGNKRTQKAEPRQPKSEYKLNCVVQQRLHLALIHNLMILRKMLCYAQENPCGPPQERKVLTKKRHACNSIHPSLSTYLLYLPTACSQSVYSLFHI; from the exons ATGTCAGCTGAAGGCAGGGTGGAGCCGTGCAGCGAGGCCCAGGCGAAGCAGAGCGGACGGGTTGAAGCAGCGGACGACCATGTGGACGCTTCACACAGGCACAATGAGCCCGACCGCAGTGGCACGGACGACGGGACATCGGGTGTTCTGGAGCAGGtccagagggaggaggcgcgTGAGAACAAGAAGCTTCCTCACTTCACTGTCAAACAACGGAGTCACGCTCCAGGGACAG GAACATGCAAGCGGAAGAAGTACCTGCCGAAGTCCTTCTCAAGGAGTCCCAAGGTCTGCACCTACAGACACAGGGGGCGGCAGGAAGAGGAGCCCCGGGGACCTGGTCCTTTTTACTTCATTGGAGGAGGCAATGGAGCTGAAAT TGTGAGCAGCTACTGTGAGAGCAAAGGATGGAAAAGGATTTACAGCACGCACAGGGACGACTTCACACTCAAGTGGTGTCAGACAAAGTCACCGGTCAACGACTGCAACTTCAGAGCAG GTGAACAGTTGGTGTATCAGATACCCAATAATAAGGTGCTCACGACGAAGATCGGCCTCCTCAGCAGCCTGCGGGAGTACGAGAGAGTCTGCTGCAAAGTCAAGCATGGGCAAGGGCTCAG GAGGCTACAAATGGAAGAGTTCACTCCAACGACCTTTCGCATGGACGTGAGGGCAGAGAGGGAGGCTTTCTTTGCCCAGCAGGAGG GCGTGAGCACCAAAGACAGGCATATGTGGATCTGTAAGCCCACGGGCCTGAACCAGGGCAGAGGGATATTTCTGCTGAAGAACCAGGAGGACGTAACGGCCTTCAGACAAAAGCTGCAGCACATGGAGGACAGACGGGCCAGCAGGAAGATTTATCATCGCCAGCCTCAGGCCTTTGTTGTCCAACA CTACATCCACAATCCACTGCTCCTGAAGGGGAGAAAGTTCGACGTGCGCTCCTATCTGCTGATCGCCTGCACTGCACCATATATGGTCTTCTTTCGTCACGGGTATGTGCGCCTGACCTGTGACCTCTACGACCCCAGCTCCAGCAACCTGTCGGCCCACCTGACCAATCAG TACATGCAGAAGAAGAACCCGCTGTACAGCCAGCTGAAGGAGGACACTGTGTGGTCCATGGAGAGCTTTAACGCCTACGTCAACGACAGCTTTCAGGTTGCCAAGggcctgccgggggactgggtGATGGGCACTTTTGCA AAACGGATGCAGCAGATCATGGCGCATTGCTTCCTTGCAGTCAAATCCAAGTTACACAGCCAGCTGGGCTATTTTGACTTGATCGGCTGCGACTTCCTGATCGATGAGCACTTTAAG GTGTGGCTGTTAGAGATGAACTGTAATCCAGCTCTTCATACGAACTGTGAGGTGCTGAAGGAGGTGATACCCAACATTGTTGTGGAGACGCTGG ATTTAACTCAAGAAATCTTCAACAAATGCCGCCTTaggcagaaaatatttcccttaGCAAGCCAGAGCGAGTTTGTGCTGCTTTATAATGAAGTTTCTCTCCCTGATTCAACTCTGGCCCCAAGAAAGAGCAACAAAGACTGTGATGTGCCACAAAAAGGGAACAAAAGGACCCAAAAGGCTGAACCCAGACAGCCTAAATCAGAAT ATAAGCTGAACTGTGTAGTGCAGCAAAGACTGCATTTGGCCCTGATCCACAACTTGATGATTCTCAGGAAGATGTTGTGTTACGCACAGGAAAACCCCTGTGGACCCCCACAGGAAAG AAAAGTGCTAACAAAGAAAAGACATGCTTgcaattccatccatccatccctatcgacctacctactgtacctacctaCCGCTTGTTCCCAGTCTGTTTACAGtctgtttcacatttaa
- the ttll10 gene encoding protein polyglycylase TTLL10 isoform X4, whose translation MSAEGRVEPCSEAQAKQSGRVEAADDHVDASHRHNEPDRSGTDDGTSGVLEQVQREEARENKKLPHFTVKQRSHAPGTGTCKRKKYLPKSFSRSPKVCTYRHRGRQEEEPRGPGPFYFIGGGNGAEIVSSYCESKGWKRIYSTHRDDFTLKWCQTKSPVNDCNFRAGEQLVYQIPNNKVLTTKIGLLSSLREYERVCCKVKHGQGLRRLQMEEFTPTTFRMDVRAEREAFFAQQEGVSTKDRHMWICKPTGLNQGRGIFLLKNQEDVTAFRQKLQHMEDRRASRKIYHRQPQAFVVQHYIHNPLLLKGRKFDVRSYLLIACTAPYMVFFRHGYVRLTCDLYDPSSSNLSAHLTNQYMQKKNPLYSQLKEDTVWSMESFNAYVNDSFQVAKGLPGDWVMGTFAVWLLEMNCNPALHTNCEVLKEVIPNIVVETLDLTQEIFNKCRLRQKIFPLASQSEFVLLYNEVSLPDSTLAPRKSNKDCDVPQKGNKRTQKAEPRQPKSEYKLNCVVQQRLHLALIHNLMILRKMLCYAQENPCGPPQERKVLTKKRHACNSIHPSLSTYLLYLPTACSQSVYSLFHI comes from the exons ATGTCAGCTGAAGGCAGGGTGGAGCCGTGCAGCGAGGCCCAGGCGAAGCAGAGCGGACGGGTTGAAGCAGCGGACGACCATGTGGACGCTTCACACAGGCACAATGAGCCCGACCGCAGTGGCACGGACGACGGGACATCGGGTGTTCTGGAGCAGGtccagagggaggaggcgcgTGAGAACAAGAAGCTTCCTCACTTCACTGTCAAACAACGGAGTCACGCTCCAGGGACAG GAACATGCAAGCGGAAGAAGTACCTGCCGAAGTCCTTCTCAAGGAGTCCCAAGGTCTGCACCTACAGACACAGGGGGCGGCAGGAAGAGGAGCCCCGGGGACCTGGTCCTTTTTACTTCATTGGAGGAGGCAATGGAGCTGAAAT TGTGAGCAGCTACTGTGAGAGCAAAGGATGGAAAAGGATTTACAGCACGCACAGGGACGACTTCACACTCAAGTGGTGTCAGACAAAGTCACCGGTCAACGACTGCAACTTCAGAGCAG GTGAACAGTTGGTGTATCAGATACCCAATAATAAGGTGCTCACGACGAAGATCGGCCTCCTCAGCAGCCTGCGGGAGTACGAGAGAGTCTGCTGCAAAGTCAAGCATGGGCAAGGGCTCAG GAGGCTACAAATGGAAGAGTTCACTCCAACGACCTTTCGCATGGACGTGAGGGCAGAGAGGGAGGCTTTCTTTGCCCAGCAGGAGG GCGTGAGCACCAAAGACAGGCATATGTGGATCTGTAAGCCCACGGGCCTGAACCAGGGCAGAGGGATATTTCTGCTGAAGAACCAGGAGGACGTAACGGCCTTCAGACAAAAGCTGCAGCACATGGAGGACAGACGGGCCAGCAGGAAGATTTATCATCGCCAGCCTCAGGCCTTTGTTGTCCAACA CTACATCCACAATCCACTGCTCCTGAAGGGGAGAAAGTTCGACGTGCGCTCCTATCTGCTGATCGCCTGCACTGCACCATATATGGTCTTCTTTCGTCACGGGTATGTGCGCCTGACCTGTGACCTCTACGACCCCAGCTCCAGCAACCTGTCGGCCCACCTGACCAATCAG TACATGCAGAAGAAGAACCCGCTGTACAGCCAGCTGAAGGAGGACACTGTGTGGTCCATGGAGAGCTTTAACGCCTACGTCAACGACAGCTTTCAGGTTGCCAAGggcctgccgggggactgggtGATGGGCACTTTTGCA GTGTGGCTGTTAGAGATGAACTGTAATCCAGCTCTTCATACGAACTGTGAGGTGCTGAAGGAGGTGATACCCAACATTGTTGTGGAGACGCTGG ATTTAACTCAAGAAATCTTCAACAAATGCCGCCTTaggcagaaaatatttcccttaGCAAGCCAGAGCGAGTTTGTGCTGCTTTATAATGAAGTTTCTCTCCCTGATTCAACTCTGGCCCCAAGAAAGAGCAACAAAGACTGTGATGTGCCACAAAAAGGGAACAAAAGGACCCAAAAGGCTGAACCCAGACAGCCTAAATCAGAAT ATAAGCTGAACTGTGTAGTGCAGCAAAGACTGCATTTGGCCCTGATCCACAACTTGATGATTCTCAGGAAGATGTTGTGTTACGCACAGGAAAACCCCTGTGGACCCCCACAGGAAAG AAAAGTGCTAACAAAGAAAAGACATGCTTgcaattccatccatccatccctatcgacctacctactgtacctacctaCCGCTTGTTCCCAGTCTGTTTACAGtctgtttcacatttaa
- the ttll10 gene encoding protein polyglycylase TTLL10 isoform X2: MSAEGRVEPCSEAQAKQSGRVEAADDHVDASHRHNEPDRSGTDDGTSGVLEQVQREEARENKKLPHFTVKQRSHAPGTGTCKRKKYLPKSFSRSPKVCTYRHRGRQEEEPRGPGPFYFIGGGNGAEIVSSYCESKGWKRIYSTHRDDFTLKWCQTKSPVNDCNFRAGEQLVYQIPNNKVLTTKIGLLSSLREYERVCCKVKHGQGLRRLQMEEFTPTTFRMDVRAEREAFFAQQEGVSTKDRHMWICKPTGLNQGRGIFLLKNQEDVTAFRQKLQHMEDRRASRKIYHRQPQAFVVQHYIHNPLLLKGRKFDVRSYLLIACTAPYMVFFRHGYVRLTCDLYDPSSSNLSAHLTNQYMQKKNPLYSQLKEDTVWSMESFNAYVNDSFQVAKGLPGDWVMGTFAKRMQQIMAHCFLAVKSKLHSQLGYFDLIGCDFLIDEHFKVWLLEMNCNPALHTNCEVLKEVIPNIVVETLDLTQEIFNKCRLRQKIFPLASQSEFVLLYNEVSLPDSTLAPRKSNKDCDVPQKGNKRTQKAEPRQPKSEYKLNCVVQQRLHLALIHNLMILRKMLCYAQENPCGPPQERWCSVCGL, translated from the exons ATGTCAGCTGAAGGCAGGGTGGAGCCGTGCAGCGAGGCCCAGGCGAAGCAGAGCGGACGGGTTGAAGCAGCGGACGACCATGTGGACGCTTCACACAGGCACAATGAGCCCGACCGCAGTGGCACGGACGACGGGACATCGGGTGTTCTGGAGCAGGtccagagggaggaggcgcgTGAGAACAAGAAGCTTCCTCACTTCACTGTCAAACAACGGAGTCACGCTCCAGGGACAG GAACATGCAAGCGGAAGAAGTACCTGCCGAAGTCCTTCTCAAGGAGTCCCAAGGTCTGCACCTACAGACACAGGGGGCGGCAGGAAGAGGAGCCCCGGGGACCTGGTCCTTTTTACTTCATTGGAGGAGGCAATGGAGCTGAAAT TGTGAGCAGCTACTGTGAGAGCAAAGGATGGAAAAGGATTTACAGCACGCACAGGGACGACTTCACACTCAAGTGGTGTCAGACAAAGTCACCGGTCAACGACTGCAACTTCAGAGCAG GTGAACAGTTGGTGTATCAGATACCCAATAATAAGGTGCTCACGACGAAGATCGGCCTCCTCAGCAGCCTGCGGGAGTACGAGAGAGTCTGCTGCAAAGTCAAGCATGGGCAAGGGCTCAG GAGGCTACAAATGGAAGAGTTCACTCCAACGACCTTTCGCATGGACGTGAGGGCAGAGAGGGAGGCTTTCTTTGCCCAGCAGGAGG GCGTGAGCACCAAAGACAGGCATATGTGGATCTGTAAGCCCACGGGCCTGAACCAGGGCAGAGGGATATTTCTGCTGAAGAACCAGGAGGACGTAACGGCCTTCAGACAAAAGCTGCAGCACATGGAGGACAGACGGGCCAGCAGGAAGATTTATCATCGCCAGCCTCAGGCCTTTGTTGTCCAACA CTACATCCACAATCCACTGCTCCTGAAGGGGAGAAAGTTCGACGTGCGCTCCTATCTGCTGATCGCCTGCACTGCACCATATATGGTCTTCTTTCGTCACGGGTATGTGCGCCTGACCTGTGACCTCTACGACCCCAGCTCCAGCAACCTGTCGGCCCACCTGACCAATCAG TACATGCAGAAGAAGAACCCGCTGTACAGCCAGCTGAAGGAGGACACTGTGTGGTCCATGGAGAGCTTTAACGCCTACGTCAACGACAGCTTTCAGGTTGCCAAGggcctgccgggggactgggtGATGGGCACTTTTGCA AAACGGATGCAGCAGATCATGGCGCATTGCTTCCTTGCAGTCAAATCCAAGTTACACAGCCAGCTGGGCTATTTTGACTTGATCGGCTGCGACTTCCTGATCGATGAGCACTTTAAG GTGTGGCTGTTAGAGATGAACTGTAATCCAGCTCTTCATACGAACTGTGAGGTGCTGAAGGAGGTGATACCCAACATTGTTGTGGAGACGCTGG ATTTAACTCAAGAAATCTTCAACAAATGCCGCCTTaggcagaaaatatttcccttaGCAAGCCAGAGCGAGTTTGTGCTGCTTTATAATGAAGTTTCTCTCCCTGATTCAACTCTGGCCCCAAGAAAGAGCAACAAAGACTGTGATGTGCCACAAAAAGGGAACAAAAGGACCCAAAAGGCTGAACCCAGACAGCCTAAATCAGAAT ATAAGCTGAACTGTGTAGTGCAGCAAAGACTGCATTTGGCCCTGATCCACAACTTGATGATTCTCAGGAAGATGTTGTGTTACGCACAGGAAAACCCCTGTGGACCCCCACAGGAAAG ATGGTGCTCAGTGTGTGGACTAtag
- the LOC114859357 gene encoding uncharacterized protein LOC114859357: MGCCSVTQRHTGVDEVGPDELELLELNGDNLGVWSLGETRLQLLVRNSREEQPPPPHSSVRQVEPEVSVVLWGRSRDELHHRIYSQQPIRDWEGQPAHTYGEIIHSSLVGALNTYTKETTDRFLVLFSFHLLILSLDHSRQDLIYEGVLPLSGLSFHVVSQDSDALNSQYMFQIGSPMVEPKVFKCSSAAELQKWMQHIEDRRHKSISQPTSPSHCILSYLLPCDEHWKREELKKYLLQAPIWQWEGSPIQHMGQPGYISMVHISNRQGLQQRVMVLFPQDVLLLSVDNKQLTIRYEGRLPRHGIRAVERSAWPGRLEFELAGELVEPLKVTCTSLEDYQTWMFHLQQPDRSSHVTVSPAAPPIMPKLQRNRKESQEPMLMADHFHIKGCG; encoded by the exons ATGGGATGCTGCAGTGTGACCCAGAGGCATACTGGAGTGGACGAGGTGGGCCCCGATGAGCtcgagctgctggagctcaatGGAGACAATTTAGG GGTGTGGAGTCTGGGTGAAACTAGGCTTCAGCTCTTGGTGAGGAATAGTAGAGAGGAGCAGCCGCCACCGCCGCACTCTTCAGTACGACAAGTGGAACCAGAGGTGAGT gtggtgctgtgggGCAGGAGCAGGGATGAGCTGCATCACAGGATTTACTCCCAGCAGCCAATAAGGGACTGGGAAGGCCAGCCTGCCCACACCTATGGAGAGATCATCCACTCCTCCCTTGTAGGTGCCCTCAACACCTACACAAAG gaaaccacTGACCGCTTCCTGGTGTTGTTCTCTTTTCACCTTTTGATACTCTCTCTGGATCACTCGCGGCAAGACCTTATTTATGAG GGCGTCCTGCCACTTTCTGGACTTTCTTTCCATGTCGTTTCCCAGGACTCCGATGCGTTGAATTCACAATACATGTTTCAGATCGGCA GTCCAATGGTTGAGCCCAAGGTGTTTAAGTGTTCAAGTGCTGCGGAGTTACAGAAGTGGATGCAGCACATAGAAGACAGGAGACACAAGTCAATATCTCAGCCCACGAGTCCCTCTCATTGCATTCTCTCCTACCTA TTACCTTGTGATGAGCACTGGAAAAGGGAAGAGTTGAAAAAATACTTGCTACAAGCTCCGATATGGCAGTGGGAGGGCTCGCCAATACAGCACATGGGTCAGCCAGGATACATATCTATGGTTCATATCAGTAACAGACAG ggactCCAGCAAAGAGTGATGGTCCTTTTCCCTCAAGATGTCCTACTGTTGTCAGTTGACAACAAGCAACTGACCATAAGATATGAG GGCAGGTTGCCGCGACACGGCATCCGAGCAGTGGAGAGATCAGCCTGGCCTGGACGGCTGGAGTTTGAGCTTGCAG GTGAGCTGGTGGAGCCCCTGAAGGTCACCTGTACCAGCCTAGAGGATTATCAGACCTGGATGTTCCACTTACAACAG CCAGACAGAAGCAGCCACGTTACTGTGAGTCCCGCTGCGCCTCCAATCATGCCAAAGCTGCAAAGGAACAGGAAGGAGTCCCAGGAGCCCATGTTAATGGCAGATCATTTTCACATCAAGGGATGCGGCTGA